The DNA region CTGACAGGGCCGCCGCCCGCGCGGGGCCCGCGGCCCCGGCGGTCAGGAGCCGGTGACCTGCACGGTGGTCAGCGCTCGCGCGGCGCCCGGCGCGGGCCGCGCGGGCCGTCCGCCGGCGCGCAGTTCGGCGAGGAGCTCGTCCCGCCCGGCGAGCATCTCGGTCAGGATGCGGCGCGCCGCGCCCAGCAGATCGGCGACGTCGCCGCCGGCCAGCGCGTAGACGACGGTGGACGCCTCGCGGCTGGCGGTGACGATGCCGGAGCGGCGCAGCACCGCGAGTTGGTGGGAGAGGCTGGACGGCTCGATCTCGATCTCGGCGAGCAGGTCGCGCACCGGCATCGGCCCGTCCTGGAGGAGTTCGAGGACCCGGATGCGCACGGGGTGCCCGAGCATCCGGAAGAACTCCGCCTTGGCCTGATACAGCGGGACGGACGATCCCGGCTTCACGCGCCCTCCTCTTCCCGCGCCGGCGCCGCTTCCCCGACCGGGCGCTCCACCAACTGCTGGCCGTCCCGGGGGTCCTCGGCGTGCGGGGCGCCCACGGGCAGGTCGTCGTGCACCGGGTCCAGCGCCACGTCGTTCTCGCGCGCCAGCCGCAGCGCGTCCTCCAACTCGTCCACGGCCACGGCCATCGCGTACGGGTCGGAGGCCGCTCTCGCCTCGGCGACGGCCGCCCGCGCGTCGCGCACCCGCTGCCGCATCACCTCGGCGAACCCGCCCATGACGACCTCCGCACCGATCACCACGCACCTGGGAAATTGAAGAACTCTTCAATGCTAGGCCATGGCTCCGGCCTCGCGCACGGACGGGACGCCGGAGAACTCGGCCGGGGCGTGCCGGGGCGTACGAGGGCGGGCCGGCGTCCGGGAGTCAGCCGGCGCGTCCGGGAGTCAGCCGGCGTCCGGCTCCGCACCCGCGTCCGGCTCCGAGCCCGTTTCCGACTCCGAGCCCCTTTCCTGCTCCGAGCCCGTTTCCGGCTCGCCGTCCGCCTCCGCGGACGCCCCGCCCGGGGCGTTCTCCTCGGAGCGGCGCGGCGCGCGGACGGTGACCGTCCCGGAGGCGAGGTCTATGGGGCCGCGCGCGGGGTCGCTGCTGCCCTCGTCCTCGCGGGTCAGCTCCAGCCGGTTGCGCTCGTCCTCGGTGTGCTTGCGGCCGGGCGCGAACAGCTCGTCGAAGAGGTTGAACATCGGGGCCTCCGGGGTCGCGCGTGGCTGACGTTCACCGGACCGGTGCCGGACCGATCCCTCCAGGCTACGCCCGTGATCGCCCCAACCACCCGGCCGTCGCGACCCGTCAGGGAACCGTCACACTTCGCACATGGTCACCGGCGCGGCACGAAGCGTCACGAACTCCGGGGCGGTCGCGGCCGGTCGCGCCCTGACTTCTCAGGGCCGGCGCAGCGCCGCCGCGACATCACGCAGGAAGGCGGCGCACACGGCGGGCGCGGGCGGGAGTTCGGGATTCCAGGGCAGGACGGCCGCGCTCGCGGTGAGCCGCCGCCAGGCCGGCAGGTCGGCCAGCTCCGCCGGCTGCGTGGCGTGGCCGCGCACATCGCTCAGCACCAGCTCGATGTCGTCACCGAGCGCGAGCGCTCCGTCCCACGGCGTGGTCAGCCAGTTGGCGCTCGCCGACGGCCCGGGCCGCAGCAGGTCGAGGCCGAGGCCGGCGAGATGGCTCAGCTCGGGCCAGGCGTCGGGGCGGGCGACGTGCACCTGGTCGGGCCCGGCCGGGGAGAGCACGAGGACACGCGGCGCCCGTGCCGCCGATGCGGCGAGGTTCCGCAACTCCTGCCGCGCGGCGGCCCATTCGCCGTCCGGGTCCGTCGCGGTCCCCGCGGCGGCGGTCCCGGGCGCCGCGCCGCGCACCGCGTGCGTGCCGTCCGCGCCGAGCGCCGCCGCCAACGCGCCGAACCGGCCCACGACGTGCTCCAGGGTGACGCCGCCCGACACCGAGAGGGCCGCCACGGGGACGCCCGCCGCCGCGGCGAGCCCCTCGTCGACCGCGTACGGCGCCGTGCCGTCGTAGGTCACGTCCACCAGCAGATCGGGGTCCGCCGCGCGCAGCGCCCGCTCGTCCAGGGCCGCCCCGGGGCCGAGGTAGCCGACCGCGGCGAAGTCCAGCGCGCCGGACGTGGCCGGCTCGGGGGCCGCCGCGCTGTCGTGTCCCGAGCCGTAGACGGCGACCGGCCGGACGCCGTACGCGTCCAGCGCGGCCCCGGCGCGCGTGTACGCGACGATCCGCGGCGGCCGGCCGCCGCCGCGCGCGGTGACGCCCCGGTCGTCGGTGAACTCCCATGCGTGGTCGAGCTGTTCTGCGGTCACGCAGCGCGCCCCCTCGTGGCTGTGCCTCCTCTGCGGCCCGCGCGCCGCGCCGGGCGGCGGGCCATGGCCACGGTCCAGCCTCTGCCCGCCCCCGGCCCGCCACAAGACCGCCTCGGCACGTCCCCGGTCGCGCGCCGCGCCGCGAGCGTTCGCCGATCTCCTTGCGTGCCGCGGCGTACCCGTCGGTACGACCTCTCGACGTGATCGCCCGCGGCGGCGAGAGTGGTCCCCGTCTGCGCCCGTTCCCCGGCCCACGAGGCCGACCCGACACCGACCCGACACCGACGCACAGGAGGCAGCCGCGTGGCCCACTTCTCCGACTTCCAGAACGACATCTACCTGCGGGGCCGCCTGTCGGACGAGGTGCCGGCGCTGACGACGGACCTGCTCGCGCTGGAGGCGGCCGCCCGGCAGACCCTCGGCAGGGGGCCGTTCACCTATGTCGCGGGGGCCGCGGGCGGCGGGGCCACCGCGCGTGCCAACCGGGAGGCGCTGGAACGGCGCAGGATCGTGCCCCGGATGCTGCGCGACGTCGGCGAACGCGACCTGTCGGTCACCCTGTTCGGCGCCACGCTGCCCGCGCCGGTGCTGCTGGCGCCGGTCGGCGTGCAGTCGATCGTGCACCCGGACGGCGAGCTGGCGACGGCCCGCGCCGCGTCGGGGCTCGGGCTGCCGATGGTCGTGAGCACCGTGTCCTCGTACCCGCTGGAGGAGGTCGCCGCGGCCGGCGGCGACGGGCCCCGGTGGTTCCAGCTCTACTGCCCCAAGGACCGGGACGTGGCCGCGGCCCTGCTGGGGCGGGCCCGGAAGGCGGGGTACTCGGCGCTGGTGGTCACCTTGGACACCTTCATGATGGGCTGGCGGCCCGGCGACCTGGACCGCGCCTACCTGCCGTTCCTGCGGCTGGAGGGCCTGGCCGACTATCTGACCGAGCCGGCGTTCCTCGCCGGGATCGCGCCGGAGCAGCGCGCGGACGACTTCGCGCGGGTCGCGCACTGGGCGGGCATGTTCGGCGATCCGACGCTCACCTGGGACGACCTGGCCTTCGTACGGGAGCACTGGGACGGCCCGGTGGTGCTGAAAGGCATCCAGCACCCCGACGACGCGCGGCGGGCGCGCGACGCGGGCATGGACGGCGTGGTGGTCTCCAACCACGGGGGCCGCCAGGTCGACGGCGCGACCGCGTCGCTGGACGCGCTGCCCGGCGTGGTCGAAGCGGTCGGCGCGGACCTCACGGTGCTGTTCGACAGCGGCGTGCGCACCGGCGCGGACGTCGTCAAGGCACTGGCCCTGGGCGCGCGGGCGGTGCTGCTGGGACGCCCGTACATGTACGGGCTGGGGCTCGGCGGCCAGGCGGGCGTCGAGCACGTGCTGAAGTGCCTGCTCGCCGAGTTCGACCTGACGGTCGCGCTGAGCGGCGGGCGCACCCTGGCCGATCTGACGCCCGCGCTGCTGGCTCCGCACGTCCGGGACTGAGCCCGCCGCCCCCGGCCGGCCTCATCCGTCCCGGTCCGCGTCGCCGCCGGGCCGGCGCGGGCTCGCGGCCACCGCCGCCGTAACGAACGAGGCGACCAGCGGCCGGTGGTCGTGCCGGGACCAGGCGACGACCACCCGACTGGGCGGGGCGTCCGCCACCGGCGGGTACACCAGGTCGGGGTGGTACGGCTGCACCACCGAGCGCGGCAGGACCGCCACCGCCCGGCCGAGCAGGATCAGGTGGTTCAGCTGCGCCACGTCGTCGATCTCCGGTCCGCTCGCCCGGTCGGAGACCGCCGGCTCGCCGGGGACGGCCGAGGCGCGCCCGGAGCCCGCGGACCCCGCCCGGCCGGCGCCCGCCGGGCCCGCGGCCCCGCCCGTACCGTCTGCGGACATCCCCTTCCAGCGCGGCAGCCGCTCCCCGGCCAGGTCGGCGAGCGTCAACTCGGCGCGCCCGGCCAGCCGGTGGCCGCGCGGCAGGACCGCGACGCGCTCCTCGACCAGCAGCGTCCGGTGCTCCAGACCGGTCAGGTCGTCGAACGGCGCATAGAGCAGCGCCACGTCCGCCCTGCCGTCGCGCACATGGTCGGCGCGGTCGGTGGCACCGCCGAACAGCACCTCGACGCGCCGTGCGTCGGGCTGGTGGGCGTACGCGGCGAGGATGCCCGACAGCAGGTTGGCGTCGCCGCCCGGCTTGATCACCAGCCGCAGCTGCGCCTGCGGATCGCCGGCCCGGCGGGCGCTGCTGGCCGCCGCGCCCACCGCGTCGAGCGCCAGCCGGCCGTGGTGCAGCAGCGCCTCGCCCGCCGGGGTCAGCGCGACGTGGCGGCTGGAGCGGATCAGCAGCTCGACGCCGAGCCGCGACTCGACGCGCCGGACCGCCTTCGACAGCGCGGGCTGCGCGATGGACAGGCGTACCGCGGCGCGGCCGAAGTGCAGCTCCTCGGCGACGGCGACGAAGTACTCCAGCTCCCGTGTCTCCAGTTCGGCCATGCCTGGAGGTTATCGCTCATGAACCAGTGGATCTTGGACTTCGGCCGCCGCCGGA from Actinacidiphila sp. DG2A-62 includes:
- a CDS encoding ArsR/SmtB family transcription factor, which gives rise to MKPGSSVPLYQAKAEFFRMLGHPVRIRVLELLQDGPMPVRDLLAEIEIEPSSLSHQLAVLRRSGIVTASREASTVVYALAGGDVADLLGAARRILTEMLAGRDELLAELRAGGRPARPAPGAARALTTVQVTGS
- a CDS encoding DUF6191 domain-containing protein, translated to MFNLFDELFAPGRKHTEDERNRLELTREDEGSSDPARGPIDLASGTVTVRAPRRSEENAPGGASAEADGEPETGSEQERGSESETGSEPDAGAEPDAG
- a CDS encoding ABC transporter substrate-binding protein: MTAEQLDHAWEFTDDRGVTARGGGRPPRIVAYTRAGAALDAYGVRPVAVYGSGHDSAAAPEPATSGALDFAAVGYLGPGAALDERALRAADPDLLVDVTYDGTAPYAVDEGLAAAAGVPVAALSVSGGVTLEHVVGRFGALAAALGADGTHAVRGAAPGTAAAGTATDPDGEWAAARQELRNLAASAARAPRVLVLSPAGPDQVHVARPDAWPELSHLAGLGLDLLRPGPSASANWLTTPWDGALALGDDIELVLSDVRGHATQPAELADLPAWRRLTASAAVLPWNPELPPAPAVCAAFLRDVAAALRRP
- a CDS encoding lactate 2-monooxygenase, encoding MAHFSDFQNDIYLRGRLSDEVPALTTDLLALEAAARQTLGRGPFTYVAGAAGGGATARANREALERRRIVPRMLRDVGERDLSVTLFGATLPAPVLLAPVGVQSIVHPDGELATARAASGLGLPMVVSTVSSYPLEEVAAAGGDGPRWFQLYCPKDRDVAAALLGRARKAGYSALVVTLDTFMMGWRPGDLDRAYLPFLRLEGLADYLTEPAFLAGIAPEQRADDFARVAHWAGMFGDPTLTWDDLAFVREHWDGPVVLKGIQHPDDARRARDAGMDGVVVSNHGGRQVDGATASLDALPGVVEAVGADLTVLFDSGVRTGADVVKALALGARAVLLGRPYMYGLGLGGQAGVEHVLKCLLAEFDLTVALSGGRTLADLTPALLAPHVRD
- a CDS encoding LysR family transcriptional regulator → MAELETRELEYFVAVAEELHFGRAAVRLSIAQPALSKAVRRVESRLGVELLIRSSRHVALTPAGEALLHHGRLALDAVGAAASSARRAGDPQAQLRLVIKPGGDANLLSGILAAYAHQPDARRVEVLFGGATDRADHVRDGRADVALLYAPFDDLTGLEHRTLLVEERVAVLPRGHRLAGRAELTLADLAGERLPRWKGMSADGTGGAAGPAGAGRAGSAGSGRASAVPGEPAVSDRASGPEIDDVAQLNHLILLGRAVAVLPRSVVQPYHPDLVYPPVADAPPSRVVVAWSRHDHRPLVASFVTAAVAASPRRPGGDADRDG